A genomic region of Papaver somniferum cultivar HN1 chromosome 7, ASM357369v1, whole genome shotgun sequence contains the following coding sequences:
- the LOC113294758 gene encoding uncharacterized protein LOC113294758, which yields MWIYFDITELPVLVGEKDRRIWAKDKVGNFSVANAVQMIRKKYEKVSWTKQVWQPCIHPYTSTNLRKILRGACATEETVRKKVFSTVSKCYLCGKDQDTMDHILWHCNFSKAVWHWLCGVFYCPVPINFEEILSFAKQKNPAVKEVWYICAFNVMVELWLTRNSVLHEDATPSVDKIKRRIAGIAKEGKFRMKGRRWGTMYDLHILLFFEISGIPVHVTSSKQVFFKYPAQHQILICCDGASKWNPGLDGIGFIARNHDGDYMGAASGGLGIATNYLEEVMALIVAGEWAITKQ from the coding sequence ATGTGGATTTATTTTGATATTACAGAATTACCAGTTCTGGTGGGGGAAAAAGATAGAAGAATATGGGCCAAAGATAAAGTTGGGAATTTCTCTGTTGCAAATGCCGTGCAAATGATCAGAAAAAAGTATGAAAAGGTATCATGGACTAAACAGGTATGGCAACCTTGTATTCACCCATACACATCTACAAATCTACGGAAAATACTAAGGGGTGCATGTGCAACTGAAGAAACAGTAAGGAAGAAAGTTTTCTCCACAGTATCTAAATGTTATTTGTGTGGTAAAGATCAGGATACAATGGACCATATTTTATGGCATTGTAATTTCAGTAAAGCAGTATGGCATTGGCTGTGTGGTGTATTCTATTGTCCAGTTCCCATAAATTTTGAAGAAATCTTATCTTTTGCTAAACAGAAAAACCCTGCAGTCAAAGAGGTATGGTATATTTGTGCTTTCAATGTCATGGTTGAGTTGTGGTTAACAAGAAACTCTGTTCTTCATGAAGATGCAACTCCATCAGTGGAcaagattaaaagaagaattgCAGGAATAGCAAAAGAAGGCAAATTTAGAATGAAAGGCAGAAGATGGGGTACAATGTATGATCTTCATATATTGTTATTCTTTGAAATATCAGGCATTCCAGTTCATGTGACCAGTTCTAAACAAGTTTTCTTTAAATACCCTGCTCAGCATCAAATTttaatctgttgtgatggtgcatccaaATGGAATCCAGGTCTAGATGGTATTGGATTTATTGCAAGAAACCATGATGGAGATTACATGGGAGCTGCTTCAGGTGGATTAGGGATTGCAACAAATTATTTGGAAGAAGTCATGGCATTGATTGTTGCAGGTGAGTGGGCTATCACAAAACAATAG